A stretch of the Vigna radiata var. radiata cultivar VC1973A chromosome 7, Vradiata_ver6, whole genome shotgun sequence genome encodes the following:
- the LOC106768369 gene encoding G-type lectin S-receptor-like serine/threonine-protein kinase At1g11410 — translation MKLLSAKEFLTPFLLLTLLYPCCHSLHNTITTGQPLKDGDVLVSDGLGNFALGFFSPSNSTSRYVGIWYNKISEQTVVWVANRDAPLNDTSGVLSMDNHGNLVLHSNNTRNLDPVWSSNASMPSTNVSAKLLDTGNLVLIQADKIVFLWQSFDYPSNTMLPFMKLGLNRQTGLDRFLTSWKSANDPGTGNLTYKIDPTGFPQLFLYRGDAPLWRVGSWTGQRWSGVPEMTPNFIFTVSYVDDEKEVSIMYGVKDPTVLSRMVLEETGHVTRLTWQGRERRWFSIWDAPKEECDNFRRCGSNANCDPYHADKFECECLPGFEPRSEREWFLRDGSGGCMRKSNVSTCGSGEGFVEVARVKVPDTSKARVVAMIGMRECRERCLKDCTCAAYTSANESSESGCLTWHGDMEDTRTYTQVGQSLYVRVDALELAKYAKHPYGSLGKKGMVVILTIVILMILLLAVTFVCWFVKARKQGIKRDRKYSFRLKLEDPSDLQEFDSTKNSDLPFFDLSSIAAATDNFSDSNKLGQGGFGSVYKGLLSNGMEIAVKRLSKNSGQGIEEFKNEVVLISKLQHRNLVRILGCCIQGEEKILIYEYLPNKSLDSLIFDESKRSQLDWKKRFDIICGIARGILYLHQDSRLRIIHRDLKASNVLLDSALNPKIADFGMARIFGGDQIAANTNRVVGTYGYMSPEYAMEGQFSIKSDVYSFGVLLLEIITGRKNSGQYEDITATNLVGHIWELWREGKTMEIVDQSLGESLCDLEVQRCIQIGLLCVQDYAAERPSMSAVVFMLGNDSTLPDPKQPAFIFKKINYESSNPSTSEGIYSVNDASITMIEAR, via the exons ATGAAGTTGCTTTCAGCTAAAGAGTTTCTCaccccttttcttcttctgacGCTTCTTTACCCTTGTTGTCATTCACTCCACAACACCATAACCACAGGCCAACCCTTGAAAGACGGCGACGTTTTGGTCTCCGATGGGTTGGGAAACTTTGCACTCGGTTTCTTCAGCCCATCAAACTCCACAAGCCGATACGTTGGGATATGGTACAACAAAATTTCGGAACAAACGGTAGTGTGGGTTGCCAACAGAGACGCTCCGCTCAACGACACTTCCGGTGTTCTATCCATGGACAACCACGGAAACCTCGTACTCCACAGCAATAACACCCGAAACCTCGACCCCGTTTGGTCTTCAAACGCTTCCATGCCATCGACGAACGTTTCGGCCAAGCTTTTGGACACTGGAAACCTAGTTTTGATCCAAGCCGACAAAATTGTTTTCCTTTGGCAGAGTTTTGATTATCCCAGTAATACAATGCTTCCGTTCATGAAACTCGGGTTGAACCGACAAACCGGTCTGGACCGGTTTTTAACTTCTTGGAAATCGGCCAACGACCCTGGAACCGGGAACTTGACGTATAAAATCGACCCAACCGGGTTTCCGCAGCTGTTTCTTTACAGAGGGGATGCCCCGTTGTGGAGGGTCGGGTCATGGACGGGTCAGAGATGGAGCGGGGTGCCCGAGATGACTCCGAATTTTATTTTCACCGTTAGCTACGTGGACGACGAGAAAGAAGTTTCGATAATGTACGGAGTGAAGGACCCAACGGTGCTCTCGAGAATGGTGTTGGAGGAGACTGGGCACGTGACGAGGTTGACGTGGCAGGGTCGCGAGCGCAGGTGGTTTTCGATATGGGACGCGCCAAAGGAGGAGTGCGACAACTTCAGGCGGTGCGGGTCGAACGCGAACTGCGACCCGTATCACGCGGATAAGTTCGAGTGCGAGTGTTTGCCGGGGTTCGAACCGAGGTCCGAGAGGGAGTGGTTTCTTCGAGACGGGTCGGGTGGTTGCATGCGGAAGAGCAATGTGTCCACGTGTGGGAGCGGAGAGGGGTTTGTGGAGGTGGCACGTGTGAAGGTTCCCGACACTTCGAAGGCGCGTGTGGTGGCGATGATCGGAATGAGAGAGTGCAGAGAGAGATGCTTGAAGGATTGCACGTGTGCGGCTTACACGAGTGCGAACGAGAGCTCGGAGAGTGGGTGTCTTACTTGGCACGGTGACATGGAGGACACGAGGACCTACACGCAAGTAGGACAGAGCTTGTACGTGCGAGTGGATGCGCTTGAATTGG CTAAGTATGCAAAACATCCGTATGGTTCTCTTGGAAAGAAGGGAATGGTGGTAATTTTGACCATTGTTATTCTTATGATATTGCTTTTGGCAGTGACTTTCGTGTGTTGGTTTGTTAAAGCCAGGAAACAAg GGATAAAAAGGGATCGCAAGTATTCCTTTCGTCTTAAGTTGGAGGACCCTAGCGATCTACAAGAATTTGACTCTACAAAAAATTCAGATTTGCCATTCTTTGATCTTAGCTCCATAGCTGCTGCCACAGACAATTTCTCTGATTCTAACAAGCTAGGTCAAGGGGGCTTTGGTTCTGTTTATAAG GGTCTACTGAGTAATGGAATGGAAATAGCAGTGAAGAGGCTGTCAAAGAACTCTGGACAAGGCATAGAAGAGTTTAAAAATGAGGTGGTTTTGATCTCAAAGCTCCAGCACAGAAATCTTGTGAGGATCTTAGGTTGCTGCATTCAAGGGGAGGAGAAGATATTAATCTATGAGTATTTGCCTAATAAGAGTTTGGACTCTCTAATTTTTg ATGAATCTAAAAGGTCACAACTAGACTGGAAAAAGCGATTTGATATCATCTGTGGGATTGCTAGAGGAATTTTATACCTTCATCAAGATTCACGATTAAGAATCATTCATAGAGACCTAAAAGCCAGCAATGTCTTGCTGGACTCTGCATTGAACCCCAAAATTGCAGATTTTGGTATGGCTAGAATATTTGGTGGAGACCAAATTGCAGCAAACACAAATCGTGTAGTTGGAACCTA TGGCTATATGTCACCAGAATATGCCATGGAAGGACAATTTTCAATAAAGTCTGACGTATACAGCTTCGGAGTTTTACTTCTAGAGATCATTACAGGCAGAAAGAACAGTGGTCAATATGAAGACATTACAGCCACAAATTTAGTTGGGCAT ATATGGGAACTGTGGAGAGAAGGAAAAACCATGGAGATTGTTGATCAATCATTAGGAGAGTCGCTCTGTGACCTTGAAGTCCAAAGATGCATACAAATTGGTCTTTTGTGCGTTCAAGATTATGCCGCTGAGAGACCATCTATGTCAGCAGTTGTTTTCATGCTGGGTAATGACTCAACTCTTCCTGACCCAAAACAACCAGCatttattttcaagaaaattaattatgagaGCTCAAATCCATCAACCAGTGAAGGAATTTATTCAGTAAATGATGCAAGTATAACTATGATTGAAGCTCGCTGA